The genomic window GGCGCACAGGCGCCAGCGCAACTGAGCAGGGGTCAGGCCGCAGACGTAGATCCAGCTGTACAGGCGCTGACGCAAACGAAACAGCGTCAGCGCCATCAGCATCAGCGCAACCCCGGACAACAATAGCGTCAGGCCGCTCAGCGCGCCGGTAATATCGAAGGTACGGCCAAACACCGCCCGGGCCCCCGCCTTGAGCGCGGCCTGATCGCGCAGCCGGCTGCCGCCAAGCCAGGGATACTGTTGCGTCCAGCGCTGCCAATCCGGCGCAGGGCCCGGCGCCAGCCCCAACACAAAGGTGGTATAGCGCCCGGGCAGCGCCGCGGGCATATGGCGGGACGCCAGCAGAATTTCGCCATCCGGCCGGCCGTAATCGGCATAGATGGCCGCCACCTGGTACAGCTTTTCCATGGCGCCCATGCGCACCTTGATCCAGTCACCGAGCTTGAGATGCTGGCGCCGCGCCAGCTGCTCATTGACCATCAGGCCCTGCCCCCGCAGCGCCAGCCAGGGCTGCGGCGTCGACTCAATAAAATCCCAGCCCGACACCAGCGCGGACCCAGGATCCACCCCCAGCACATCCACCGCCTGTTGCTCCACCAGCGCCCGTCCGCGTACCTGAGGCAGCACCGCCACCACCTGGGGCAGCGTCTGCAGCTGCGCAACCCAGTCCTGCAACGCCACCGGCTGCCCTGGATCCAGATAGAGCTGCCCCTGCAGGCGCTGATCGAGCCAGCGCGCGAAGGTGCTTTCAAAGCCCGTCACCATGGCCTGGATACCAATGGCCGAGGCAATGGCAAACGCCAGCGCCAGCAATGGCAGGCGCAGCAGACGGCACAGCGCCTGCATCTCTGAGCAGGACCACTCCAGCAGCACGGTGCCAGGTCTTCGCTGCGCCAAGACCTGCAGCCCGTCCAGCAGCAGCGACAGCAGACGCGGCAATAAGAGCCCGGCACCCAGCAGGCAGGCAGCGGTCGCGGCAAAAATCAGCCACAGCGGCGTATCCAGCGCCAGACCCAGAATACCCGCCTGCATCAGCAGCACTGCGGCGAGCCAGCCCCAGAGTCCCTCAACGCGGCTATCCTCGCCCGTCTGAATGCCGGACCTCAGCAGCAAGATATCGCTGCAGGCCCAGGCCAGCAGTACCAGCAGGACAAAGGCGGCCCGCAGCCAAAGTTCCGCCGCCGACAGGCCGGCACCCAGCCCCTCCACACTGAACAACCCCGCCAGAGTGCCTCGAAAGCCCTCGGCCAAGAGGCCCGCCAGCACCTGCCCAAGCCATACACCGAGAACCCCGCCGAGCACGCACAACAACAGCATTTCCAGCAGCAGATAGAGTCGCAGGCGCCACAGCTCAACGCCCTGGCGATAGAGGATGTCCAGGCTGCGCTGGCGCTGTTGCATCGAAAACAGATAGACCGCACGTACCAGCAGGGCCGCCACCAGCAAGGCCAGCCAGCCAAGCGCCTCCAGACTGAGCAGAAAGCTGTTCGCCAGCGGCGCCGACGAAACCCCGTAGTCCTGCAGCAGCGCCTCGTAACCTGGCGGCAGCATCCTGACCAGCGACGCCGGCATCAGCAGCTCAAGCCGGGTCTCGTGACCGATCTCCCGGGCAATAGTCGCTATGGTGGCGATATCGCCGAGCAGCAGATCAGCCGGCAGACCCGGCATCTGCTGCAACGCATATTCAGTGGCCGCTGCTTGATCGCGGCTTTGCTGAAGTTGACTTTGTCCCTGTCCTTGCCACAGCAGCAAGGCGGCCGACGAGCCCCAGAGTGCATTCAAGGGTGATTGCCCCTGTGCGGTCGACTGCCCGGCCATTAGCTCCGGCGTTGCTGCGTCGAGCACCGCCGTCATCCAGGGAAGCGAAGGCAGGCAGTCCGCCGTGAGAGGATCGACGCCCAGCAGGCGCAGCCTCGTCCGGCGGGCCGAAGATGGCGTGCTCTGCGGGTTGCCGGCACCCGGGCTATCGCCCTGCTTGAACTCAAGCTGCAGATTGAGGCGCGGCGTCACGCACAGACCTGCACGGCGCAGCAGCGCGAAGTCATCCACCCCAAGGAGGCGCTTGTCGAGCCGCTGCAGCGACAGTTGCGGCGCCTGAGCCTGCACCGTGGCTTCAATGGAGGCGGCGCCACGACTGGTCAGTGATTGCACACCGCTCCAGAGCATGGCGGCACAGGCGAGGATCAGCAGCAGGCCAACCAGCTGCCCCGGATGACGACGGTAGTGACTCAGATACACCTGCGCCAGATAGGCTGCCGGGCTCATGGACTCAGAGCACCCTTGCTGAGGTGCAGCACCCGATCACAGCACTGTGCCAGCACCGGGTTGTGGGTCACGATCAGGGCCGTCAGGCCGCGTTCGTGCATGGCCTTGAAGAACAGCGGCATGACAAGTCGGGCACTGGCCTCATCCAGACTGCCGGTGGGTTCATCCGCCAGAATCAGTTCAGGCTGCATGGCAAAGGCGCAGGCCAGGGCTGCGCGCTGGCGCTGACCGCCGGACAGCTGGTCGGGGTAGCGTTGCGCCACGTCACCAATACCCAGCGTCTGCAACAGCTCAAGCGGCTCGACCTTGAGCCCCGCCAACCCGGCCCGAAAGGCAATATTGCGGCTGACGCTCAGCGTTGGAATCAGATTGCCATCCTGGAACAGGGTGGCTATGCGGTGGCGACGCCAGCGCGCCCAGCCGTTGTCGCCAAGACGCTGATATGGCAGGCCGAACACCTCCAGCGAGCCCCGATCGGGCTGCATAAGACCATTTAGCAGATTGAGCAGGGTCGACTTGCCACAGCCCGACGGCCCCATAATGGCCAGGGACTCCCCCGCGCAAAGTTCAAACGACAGGTCACGCAGCACCTCGACCCGGGTTTCCCCGCGGCCATAGTGCTTGCAAATCCCATCCGCCTGTATCACCGGTTCCGTCATCGCCATCCGCATCCTGCCGTCGCACTCAGTATAGAGCGCGGTACGCGTCATGCAGCCACTGTACACAAAGGATCAGGCGGTCTTAACCCCCTGTTTCAATACGGTGTTTCAAAACCCTGCCATCAGGCCGCGCCAGGCAGTACACGCTGCCACAGCCAGACCCCGGCCACCAGAATCACCAGTACCGAGCCTGCGCGCAGCACCAGCGGCTGAAAAAACACCCGCGCCCGGGCCAGGTAGAGCGGTGGAAACAGCAGGGCGACCAGCGCCAGCTGGCCGAGTTCTATGCCTATATTGAATCCGGCCAGTGCCGCCAGCTGCCCACCGGCCGGTAGGCCGAGCAGCGACAGCACACTGGCGAAGCCAAAGCCGTGCAGTAACCCAAAACCCAGCGCCAGCGGCCAGCGCAGGCCTCGCCCCAGCGGCCACAGATTGTTCAGCGCCGCCAGTATCACCGACAGCGCGATCAGGCTCTCGACCAGGCGCGACGGCAGGCTCAGGATATTCAGCACACTCAGGCTCAGAGTGATGGAGTGCGCCACTGTAAAGGCCGTGACCACCTTGAGCAGCTCGAGCGTGGCGGGCTTCAAACCCTCGGCCGGCATCCAGCCTGCGCCCCTGCGCACCAGCACCGCGGGCAACAGCAGCGTGATGAGAAACAGCATGTGATCAAATCCGTTCCAGATATGCTGCACACCCTCGGCAATGTAGGTCTGCAGTAACCGCAGGGTGGAGATTGCCTGCGCCGGCACGGTCAGCTGCGGCGTACGGGCCGACAGAATGCGCGCATCCAGCAGCGCCCCATCCTGCTCCAGGGATACGTACAGGCGATGATCGGGAGGGAATTCGTCCAGCCGCAGAAAAACCAGCTGGGTGTCAACGGGAACAACAGCGCCGTCGAACCGTACACCCAGCTCGATAGTCTGCTGTGCACCCAGTGCAACAGGGCCTGCGCGCGGCATCCGGGATCCATTCGCAGGTTCAAGCCGTACCAGGGAAGTGGCCAGCTCACGCAGTTGCGCGGCCGCGGCCTCAACCTCCGCCAGGCTTACCGCCGCATCGCGGTCGCTATCGAGGCTGACAAAACGTTCAAGTTCACTGGCATTAATACTGAACAACAGCGATAAACCCGCCGCATCAGGCATGACCCGGACAGTACTGATGCCCGGGTCATGCGCCAGTGCGCTGTGCCAGGGCTGCAACAGCAGCCCCAGCAACAGCCACAGGACGGGTTTGAGCCTAGTGTCCATGACCATGATTACGCCCGTTCAGGGGCGTCGCAGCGTAGGGGAACACCTTGTTATAGGCGATATCATTGGCGTCGACGCTGTCGCCGGCAGGTCCGTTGATCACCAGTGGATCATTGCGCAGATCACTGATCAGCGCCGTGACCGCAATATCAACGACATCATCACCAAAGCGCCGTCCGTTGGGCCAGCCACCAGGAATAGTACCCGCCGCAAAGCCGGGCAGGCCGGCCTGCACAGTGCTGCTCAGCGCATCACCGCCGAATACGCTCAGGCGCGAGAAACCAGCATCATCGGGATTGGCCACATCGTCGGCACCGCCACCTGCCAGACGCGCAGCCCCGGTGGACAGATCCACCTTGATCAGGTCAGGAATAAAGATCCCGGCGATGTCTGTACGCCCGGTTTCAAGCGCCACCATATCACCGCCAAACACCAGATCATTCAGCAGTGCGGCCAGCTCCGGCTCCTCGGCGTATTTGGCAAAGAGCGCGGCGTCCACCTCGGGTGACGAGCGGTTGTAGAGGTCCTTGTCGGCAATGGCGACCAGGGCTTCGTTGAACAGCGGATTACCCTGACGGGCCACCTGCACCCAATCACCGGACTCTTTCGGGCCGTCCTTGCGCAGCACGGTCTGTTTCTGCCGGCTGGTGCTGGCATAAACACCCACCACCTGGTCGGCACCGCCGAGGGCCTGCAGCGGTATATCCAGCACCACCGTATGCACGTTGTAGCCGCCCTGGGCATCAATGCCTGGGCTGCGCAGCTGCAGCAAATCGAAGATCGACTGAATGTCGCCGTAGAAGCCATCATCGCGCTGGCCGGCGAAGGTGCGATAACCGCCCGGCAGGCTGTAAATAGTCTGGGCGGTATAGGCATCGAGCGAGCTTGCCAGCGCCACACCGTCACGGGCCGGATTTTCGCCATCGTTATCAATGTTGTACAGAGGTGTCGCGATGCCCTGGTTGTTGGGCGGTACCAGCATTTTGTAGCCCGGCGGCGTCAGGTCCGTCACTGTGCCGGTGCGGTGGTTCTCCTGAGTCAACCGGTAACTCTGGGTCAGGTTCTGGGCAGCGTCCCCTACCGTACCGATCACCCCCAGGTAGGACTGCAGGATGGTCTGGTTGGTCTTGTAGCCGGTGCTGAAACGAAAGTGATAGCTCAGCGTGGGCCTGCCGGCAGCCAGGTCATCACCGGTTGCGACATGGATCGAGTAGCGCACGCGGTCATCAAAGTTATATTTGTTGGGCCCGATACCGGGCTCCTCAAACGGGTAAACGCTCAGCGCGGTGGTCAGGTAGGCCATACCATCGCTGTTACTGCGAAAGGCATACACATCGGCGGTATTGGCCGCATCATCCAGAGTGATCAGGGGGGCATCCATATGGCTGGATGCCAGTGCCAGGCTGGCGGCGCCCACACAGGCTAGCAGCACGCCGGGCGTCCAGATCCGTTCTATTCGCGATTTCATGGTGTATCTCCAGTGTTGGAGTTGCCCTTACGGGCGAAGCTGAGCCTTGCGGCTCGGTACAGCATTTGAAAGCTGCTGTTCACTTGCGCCACAGCGGGCTTGCGCCAGCATGCGTTGCTCGGATGGCAAGAGCCGATAAGACGGCTGCCGGGCCATGTTTAGCCAGTTCTGTGCCTGCTGGCAGTCACCGCGGGCAGCGGCGATAACTCCAGCATGCAGCTGCACGCGCGGATCCTGCAGGCCGGATTCAAGTGCGCTCGATATCAGATTCCAGGCGGCCTCCAGATCACCCTGGCGATATTGCGCCAGGGCCAGGGTATCCAGTGTGTGAGGGTCCTGGCGGATTGCATATTCCTGCTGCGCCAGGACCAGCGCCTTTGTCAGTGCCGCAGTGCTGGTCGAGGTGGACGCCAGATAGAGCGCATGGGTGCGCCTGTCGGCGTCTGCGCCCCGCCGTGCCAGCTCTGCCAGCAGCGCGGCCTGTTCTTCATCTGTGCCTGTCTGCTGCAACGCCTCCAGCAGGGGCCACTGATACAGGGGCTGCGGCGCCTGTGTGGCAGCCCGCTCTAGCTGGTCAATCGCCTGGGCGTAGTCGCCCCGCGCCAGCCAGAGGCGGCCCGATACCAGCAGTGCAGGCGGATAGTCCGGGCGGATTTTCAGCGCCGCCCGCGCCAGGGTAAGCGCCGTCTCGGCATCGCCCTGGGCAAACACGAAGCTTGCCAGGCGCGACAGGGCCCAGGCCTTGGCTTCGGGCTCCCGCGCACTGGTAGAACGGGCACTGAGCGCCATCATCTCGATGGCGCCATCGCTATCCCCGCTGAGCCAGCGCAATTCAGCCGCGCGGCTGTAGGCCTGGGGGCCTGGATGCAAATCCATCATGCGCTGGTAGGCACTGGCAGCGGCATCGAGATCGCCCTGTTCCAGCTGCAGATCACCCAGCAGGCCATAGTCAAACCAGCCGCCGCGCGAAGCCACCAGCTCCCGCGCCAGAACCTGGGCTTCGGCAAAGCGGTGCTGCTGGTGCAGTGAGCGCGCGAGCAGCAGCTGTGCAGCCGGGCTGCCCGCTGCCTGAGCGTTCATGCAATTGCCGGCCTGCTCCGCCAGCTTCAGATAACCGGCGTCAAAGGTTTCCCGTGCCAGGGCCAGGTGACGCCAGCCCAGGCGCTCCAGCAGCTCCAGCCGGCGCGAATCGCTGAGCTCGTCGCCGCGCAATTGCTGCTGCATCTGCCCGATATCCGGCACGGCGCGATCGGTCTCAAACTGCGCCTGCACCAGTTCACAGGCAAGCGGACGGCGCCCCTGGCCACCTGTCACGCCAGTCGCCGCTGTCGCAGAGGATGCCACAGACGTGGCACTGCCTGGCTGGGGTGGGATGGCTGCAGAGCGAGACAGATCGGTGCCACTGTCACAGCCGGACAGCAGTATCAGGGCCCACAACGAGACGGAAACCCGCTTGCCGACGCTTCCCATGGAAACCTCCACTGCCTTGAGTTTCTCTTTTCTACGCAGAGAACCCGGCAATGGATGTGCTAAATGCGCAATTAATTTGTACGCGGCTTCAGATCACTCGTGAAAAACGCAGGAGCGCACTCAAACAACGTTCAGACCTTGTAAAAAGGTCTTTGTATATCAGTTCGTTGACCGCAGTTTCTCGCCGAAGACGCAAATGCGCTACCTTCTGATAGGCTTTAAGTAGAAGCCCACCTTCCAGGAGACCGCCATGCATAACACCGCCCGCCTGCGTGATTTTGTCCAGGCCTTCACGGCGCTGGTAAACGAATCGGACGATGAAGCCTACCTGCTGGATGCCGGTGAACTGCTACTCGCGGACCTGATCCGCCACGACGACTGGCTACCGGAAGCCTATAGCCAGCCAGGACTCACCGAGTATCGCCAGTTTCTGCTGCACTGCGATCCGCTGGAGCGCTTTTCGGTGGTCAGCTTTGTCTGGGGCCCGGGCCAGTGCACGCCCATACACGACCACAAGGTCTGGGGCATGGTCGGTGTGCTGCGCGGGCTGGAACGCTGCGAGGAGTTCGCGCCCGACCCGCAAAGCGGCAAGCTGCTGGCGCTGGGCAGTCACGAGCTGCATCCCGGCAGCATCGATCTGGTATCTCCGCGCATCGGCGATATCCACCGGGTGTCCAACGGACTGAGTGATGCCCCCTCCGTCAGTATCCATGTTTATGGCACCAATATCGGTGCCCAGCGCCGCAACCTCTACGATCCCAGCAGCAGCGCCCAGCAGCCCTTTATCTCCGGCTATGCCAACGCCGAGGTCATGAATCTGTGGGATAGATCGGATGAATAGTTGCAGGTTCACCGCCAAATAAAGACATCAACTGGACCCTTAAACTAAGGAAACAGTGCTGACATTGTCTCAACCTGACTCACATTGTTGAATATTTCCGGGGGCACAGCTGAACGATGCAGCAACAGACCGCTCTGTATATATTGTTACTGACAAATCAGAGAGACACCGCCATGAAGCATAAAGGGAATAGATACCGTGCAGGCTGATGAATTTGAACCAGCGTCTGGGGCAGGGAGCGGCCGCAGGAGCAATGCGCAAAGCGCCACCCCCCCTGTATCCGCAACAGCGATAGCCCGCTATCAGTACACCCTCTCCGCGGTCTTGATAGCATTCGTAATCACAGCCGTAGGGCTTTTTCTGCTGACAGACTCACGCGTCAGCGATCTGGAGGCGCGCCTTGACGCACGGATTGCTTTGCTTTCGGTGCCACCCGCGCCCGCCGACAACAGCAACCAGATAGCGGCCATCAACGAGGTCAATGACCGACTTGACGGGCTGCAAGCCGCACTGGATGAACTCCGGGCGCAGTTAGACGCAGGCAAGGAGCTGGAGGCCACCTCCATAAATGCAGACGCGGCCGTCAGTGGGGCTGGCCCAGTACCCCAGACAGAAGCCAAGGCGGTCGATGCAAAGGTAGAAGTGGCGCAGCCGGAAACAGCTGTGGTTGCCGCCAGCGAACATATAATGGCCCCCGCGCAGGCGGTGCAGGACAAGTGGCTTATCAATATTGCCTCCTTTTCCCAGCAGACATCTGCGCAGCAAATGCAAAGCAAACTGGTGGCGCTAGGCCAGAGCGCGACCACTGAGTCTGTTAACCTGAAAGGCAAAACACTCTATCGAGTGCGCATCACCGGCCTGCCGGACCGCAAAGCCGCCGAAGAGGAAGCCCTGCGGCTGCAAAAGGAGCTGCAGCTTTCCGGCTTCTGGGTTGCCAAAGACCCAGGCAAAAGTGACGCACAATAGCCTGACGGCTCGCCTCGAGCCCTGAAGCTTGATCCAGTCAACCCGCGAGCGCGGTTCCGGTCTGCTGCGCCTCGCTCACGATCCAGCTGCGAAAGGCCTCGGCGTGGGGGTGCAGATACTGGTGCGACGGATAGGTCAGGTGGAAGGCCTCCTGGGTTGCAATCCGCTGCGGGAAAGGGGCAATCAGGCGGCCGCTCTCGATCATATCCGCCACCAGGGAGCTGCGCCCCAGGGCGATACCATGGCCGCGCGTGGCCATTTCCAGGGCGGAAATCAGCGTATCGAACTGAATCCCCGGGGCGGTATCCGCCTGCCCGAAACCGGTCTGGTTCAGCCAGTAGCTCCAGCCCTCCTTGTAGCCAATAACGTGCAGCAGCGTCTGTTCGGACAGATCCAGCGGTGACAGCGGCGGCGCCTTGGCATCCAGCAGCTGCGGACTGCAGACCGGCACCAGTTCATCCCAGGTCAGGCGGTCGGCGCTAAGGCCCGGCCATACCCCTTCGCCATAACGGATCTCCAGATCCGCATCCCACTTGGTTTCGTCGACCCAGATATTACTGCTGAAACGCAGCCCGACCTCGGGGTGCAAGGCGCGAAAACGCTCCAGCCTTGGCGCCAGCCAGAGGGTAAAAAAAACCAGGTTAACCTTGATGGTGAGTGACTTGGCGCGCCCCTGGCCGAAAATTTCATCGGTCACGGCGGCCAGACGCTCGATGGAGTCCCGCACCGGCGGCAGATAAGCGCGGCCGGAGTCGGTTAACTCAAGCCCGCGCGGCAAACGCTTGAACAGCGCCATGCCCAGCTGGCCTTCAAGTCCCTTGACCTGCTGGCTGATGGCCGCCTGGGTGAGGTTCAATTCGGCCGCCGCCAGGGTGAAACTGAGGTGACGGGCCGAGGCCTCGAAAGATCTCAGCCAGTTCAGCGGTGGCAATCGTTTTTTGTTCATAAACGGCTCACAGAGCAATAGGTGTTTTGCGCCAGAGTGTCACTGATCAGTGGCACAAATACCACCACCGAGGCGACATCGAAAACGCGGATCACGACCCGCCGTAGCGATCAAAATAGCGGGAGTCGCAGGCCCTCACAACAGAGCCTGCGACTGAGCTACCAGGATGGAAACGCGAAACGCGCACCTTCACGCACACCGGCCGACGGCCAGCGCGTGGCTTAACAGCATGGTCTTGCGCCTGGTGTAAAAGCGCCACCGGCGGCGCCGCTTTCTATTTCACCTCAGGACGGAAACGCGAACTGCGCCCCTTCGCGTACACCGGCGGATGGCCAGCGCTGGGTGATAGTCTTGCGCTTGGTGTAAAAGCGCACGGCATCCGGGCCATAAGCGTGCAGATCACCAAACAGGGAGCGTTTCCAGCCGCCAAAGCTATGGTAGGCCACGGGCACCGGCAGTGGCACATTGATACCCACCATCCCCACCTGAATATTATCGCTGAAGTAGCGCGCCGCCTCGCCGTCTCGGGTAAAGATGCAGGTGCCGTTGCCGTATTCATGGGCATTAATCAGATCCATGGCTTCCTGCATGCTGTTAACGCGCATCACCTGCAGTACCGGACCGAAGATTTCCTCCTGATAGCTCTGCATTTCCGGCGTCACCTGATCGATCAGGGTGCCGCCGACAAAGAAGCCATTCTCGTAACCCGGCACTGTGACATCACGCCCATCCACAACGATTTTGGCCCCCTGGGCTTCGGCGCTGTTGATATAACCGACGACCTTCTCCTGGTGCAGGCGGGTAATCACCGGGCCGAAATCATTGCTGCTGTCGTTGCAGGCCCCGACCTTGAGCCCCGCCATGGCCGCCGTCATTTTTTCAATCAGACTATCGGCTGCGGCATCACCCACGGCGACCGCCACCGACAGCGCCATGCAACGCTCGCCGGAGGAACCAAAGGCCGCACCCAGAAGCTGATTCACGGCATTATCCATATCGGCATCGGGCATAACGATGGCGTGGTTTTTGGCGCCGCCCAGTGCCTGGCAGCGCTTGCCATTGGCCGTAGCCGTGGCATAGATGTACTCGGCGATGGGCGTTGAACCGACAAAGCTCACCGCCTTGACCCGGCTATCCGTCAGCAGCGTATCCACCGCTTCCTTGTCACCGTTGACCAGGTTCAGCACGCCATCCGGCAAACCGGCTTCCTGCAGCAGCTGGGCAATGTAAAGGGTCGAGGACGGATCGCGTTCCGACGGCTTGAGTACGAAGCAGTTCCCGCATACCAGCGCCATGGGCATCATCCACAGTGGCACCATCACCGGGAAGTTGAACGGCGTAATGCCGGCCACCACACCCAGCGGCTGGAACTCGCTCCATGAATCGATATTGGGGCCTACGTTCTTGCTGTGCTCACCCTTGAGCAGCTCCGGTGCGCCACAGGCATATTCAACATTCTCGATGCCACGCTGCAGCTCGCCCAGGGCATCGTGGCTGATCTTGCCGTGTTCTTCACCGATCAGGGCCGCGATCTTGTCGGCGTTCTGCTCCAGCAACTCCTTGAAGCGGAACATGACGCGCGCTCGCTTGAGCGGCGGCGTATCACGCCATGCCGGAAAGGCCGCCTCGGCCGCGGCTATGGCCTGCTCCACGGTTTCCCGCGATGCCAGTACCAGCTCACGGCTGGCCTCGCCTGTCGCCGGATTGAAGATGGCCTGGCGGCGTGTATCGTCTGCCAGCATCTGGCCGTTGATAAAATGTCCCAGTGTTTGCATGGTTCCTGCCCTCAAGGTTAAGCCCGCGGCGCCCAGGGGCGCGCAACGGATGTCGTTATTTGAATTGGATTATTCGGCGGGCTTACCAGAGCTGCTGGTACAGCTCGGTAATTTCAGCCGCATTCGGCACCCGCGGGTTGTTGCCCGGCGAACCGGACGCCAGCGCCTGCTCGGCCATCACCGGCAGCAGATCGAAGAAGGCCTGCCGATCGATACCAAACTGCGCCGGACTTGGCACCTGCAGCTCGTCATTCAGGGCATGCAGCTCATCCAGCAGTTTCTGATTGGCCTGGGCATCGCTGTCCTGCCCCGTAGCAATGCCCATGGCCCTGGCGCAATCGGCATAGCGTTCGGGCGCGGCCGGAATCGACCAGGCCGTGACGCAGGGCAGCAGCATGGCGTTCGATAACCCGTGGGGTACATGAAAGGCAGCGCCTATGGGTCGGCTCATGCCGTGCACCAGCGCCACCGAGGCATTGGAGAATGCCACCCCGGCCAGGGTCGAACCCAGCATCATGGCCTCGCGCGCTTCGCGGTCGGCGCCATTGTGATAGGCCCGACGCAGATTGGGGGCCAGCAGGCTCATGGCTGCCAGGGCCTGGCTATCGGAGTACAGGCTGGCCTTCTTGCTGACATAGGCTTCAATGGCATGGGTAAGCGCATCAATACCGGTATCCGCCGTGGTGCGCGGCGGTACGCTCAGGGTCAGGTTGTAATCGATCAGCGCCGCCAGCGGCATAAAGCCGATACCGACGCAGAGCATTTTCTCGTCGCTGGTTTCATCGGTAATGATGGTGACGCGGGTGACTTCAGAGCCGGTGCCCGCGGTTGTCGGCACGGCGATAATGGGCAGTCCGGCTTCCAGCACTATGCGCGGGAACTTGTAGTCACGCATCTGGCCGCCGTGTTTGGCCAGTATCGCAATGGCCTTGGCGCTGTCGATGGGGCTACCGCCGCCCAGGGCGACGATGCAGTCATAGTCGCCGTTGCGGGCCTGCTCGACGCCGGCTTGAATGGAGGCAACCGTGGGTTCGGGTACCGTATTGTCGAATACATCGGCATAGATACCGTGGGCACTGAGGCTGCTCTGGATGCGGCTGGCATAGCCCAGCTCCACCATCATCTTGTCCGTTACAATCAGGGGCCTGGAACAGGTCAGGCTGGTGAGGATGTTGGGGATCTCTTCGCTGGCGCCGGCGCCGACCTGCAGGATGCGCGGCAGTATGATTTGAGTAGACATGGCGACTCCAAATTCTAGGATCAGGGCGTCGCAAGGCCCCGCAGCGCGAACGCTGCGGTGTCGTGGCCTTGCGAAGGGTTAACAGGATGCTGCTTTAGTACTCAGCGCACAGTGGCAGCGGGCTCTTCACTGCCAGGCAGTTCTACCCTGCGGTGCAGCGCGCTGTGCCTGGCAATGGATGCCGCGGCCTTCTCTTCACGCAGCGACTTGAGCAGACCGTAGATGGCCAGCAACAGCACCACCGAGAAAGGCAAGGCCGCGACTATGGAGGCGGTTTGCAACGCCTGGAGCCCGCCTGCGAACAGCAACACGGCCGCCACTGCGCCTATCGCCAGCCCCCAGAACACCCGGTAACGGGCCGGCGGGTTGTCATTCCCCATGCACACCAGAGTGCAGACCACCAGGGTGGCGGAATCGGCCGAGGTCACAAAGTAGGTCACCAGCATCACCACACAGATGATGGTCATCAGCAGCGTCACCAGGGAGCCCATATGCATCAGCTCCATGGTTTTGA from Marinobacterium aestuarii includes these protein-coding regions:
- a CDS encoding cysteine dioxygenase gives rise to the protein MHNTARLRDFVQAFTALVNESDDEAYLLDAGELLLADLIRHDDWLPEAYSQPGLTEYRQFLLHCDPLERFSVVSFVWGPGQCTPIHDHKVWGMVGVLRGLERCEEFAPDPQSGKLLALGSHELHPGSIDLVSPRIGDIHRVSNGLSDAPSVSIHVYGTNIGAQRRNLYDPSSSAQQPFISGYANAEVMNLWDRSDE
- a CDS encoding SPOR domain-containing protein yields the protein MPPAPADNSNQIAAINEVNDRLDGLQAALDELRAQLDAGKELEATSINADAAVSGAGPVPQTEAKAVDAKVEVAQPETAVVAASEHIMAPAQAVQDKWLINIASFSQQTSAQQMQSKLVALGQSATTESVNLKGKTLYRVRITGLPDRKAAEEEALRLQKELQLSGFWVAKDPGKSDAQ
- the gcvA gene encoding transcriptional regulator GcvA yields the protein MNKKRLPPLNWLRSFEASARHLSFTLAAAELNLTQAAISQQVKGLEGQLGMALFKRLPRGLELTDSGRAYLPPVRDSIERLAAVTDEIFGQGRAKSLTIKVNLVFFTLWLAPRLERFRALHPEVGLRFSSNIWVDETKWDADLEIRYGEGVWPGLSADRLTWDELVPVCSPQLLDAKAPPLSPLDLSEQTLLHVIGYKEGWSYWLNQTGFGQADTAPGIQFDTLISALEMATRGHGIALGRSSLVADMIESGRLIAPFPQRIATQEAFHLTYPSHQYLHPHAEAFRSWIVSEAQQTGTALAG
- a CDS encoding CoA-acylating methylmalonate-semialdehyde dehydrogenase; this translates as MQTLGHFINGQMLADDTRRQAIFNPATGEASRELVLASRETVEQAIAAAEAAFPAWRDTPPLKRARVMFRFKELLEQNADKIAALIGEEHGKISHDALGELQRGIENVEYACGAPELLKGEHSKNVGPNIDSWSEFQPLGVVAGITPFNFPVMVPLWMMPMALVCGNCFVLKPSERDPSSTLYIAQLLQEAGLPDGVLNLVNGDKEAVDTLLTDSRVKAVSFVGSTPIAEYIYATATANGKRCQALGGAKNHAIVMPDADMDNAVNQLLGAAFGSSGERCMALSVAVAVGDAAADSLIEKMTAAMAGLKVGACNDSSNDFGPVITRLHQEKVVGYINSAEAQGAKIVVDGRDVTVPGYENGFFVGGTLIDQVTPEMQSYQEEIFGPVLQVMRVNSMQEAMDLINAHEYGNGTCIFTRDGEAARYFSDNIQVGMVGINVPLPVPVAYHSFGGWKRSLFGDLHAYGPDAVRFYTKRKTITQRWPSAGVREGAQFAFPS
- a CDS encoding iron-containing alcohol dehydrogenase, which codes for MSTQIILPRILQVGAGASEEIPNILTSLTCSRPLIVTDKMMVELGYASRIQSSLSAHGIYADVFDNTVPEPTVASIQAGVEQARNGDYDCIVALGGGSPIDSAKAIAILAKHGGQMRDYKFPRIVLEAGLPIIAVPTTAGTGSEVTRVTIITDETSDEKMLCVGIGFMPLAALIDYNLTLSVPPRTTADTGIDALTHAIEAYVSKKASLYSDSQALAAMSLLAPNLRRAYHNGADREAREAMMLGSTLAGVAFSNASVALVHGMSRPIGAAFHVPHGLSNAMLLPCVTAWSIPAAPERYADCARAMGIATGQDSDAQANQKLLDELHALNDELQVPSPAQFGIDRQAFFDLLPVMAEQALASGSPGNNPRVPNAAEITELYQQLW